CATATTCGCTTCATGGCACCGGAGCTCGTCCTGCGCTTGACCACGGATGCCTCGGTGACGGCAATCCTGGAGGAGATGCCCTTCTTTCTCGAGGACTCCGTCACCCTCTTGCTCGGGCCCGACGAGACCGTCCCGGACGCGGTGGGCGAAGTGGGCGACCGCTTCCTGCGCGAGACGGTGGTCTACTGGCGCGACTGGGTGAACAATCTCGGCATTCCTTTCGAATGGCAGGACGCGGTGATCCGCGCCGCCATCACGCTCAAGCTGAACGCCTACGAGGACACCGGTGCCATCATCGCCGCGATGACGACCTCGGTGCCCGAGGCGCCGGCTTCCGGGCGCAACTGGGACTACCGCTACTGCTGGCTGCGCGACGGCTACTTCGTGGTCAACGCTCTCAACCGGCTGGGCGCCACGCGCACGATGGAGCGCTACCTCGGCTTCGTGGTGAACATCGCCGCGGGCGCGGGCAACGGCGGTAACACGCTGCAGCCGGTCTATCGCATCAGCGGCCAGGCGACGCTGGAGGAGCGGGAGCTGCCCCATCTGCCCGGCTACCGTGGCATGGGACCGGTGCGCGTGGGCAACCAGGCCTACCGGCAGGTGCAGCACGACGTATACGGCTCGGCCATCCTTGCCGCCACACACGTCTTCTTCGACCGGCGCATGTCCCGGTGCGGTGACGAGATGCTGTTCCGCCGCATGGAGTCGCTCGGCGAGCGGGCCGTGGCCGTGTGGAACACACCGGATGCCGGGCTGTGGGAATCGCCCGGAACCCCCCAAGGTGCACACCTTCTCGGCTTTGATGTGCTGGGCGGCCTGCGACCGCCTGGCGCGCATCGCCGAGCGGCTCGGGCTCGCCGAGCGGGTGGCCTACTGGCGCCCCCGCGCCGAGGCGATCCGCAGGGGCGTGTGCGAGGCGGCCTGGAACGGGCGGCGCAATGCGTTTGTCGCCACGTTCGCCGGCGAGAGTCTCGACGCCAGCCTGCTGCTGATGCACGAGATCGGCTTCCTGCGGGCCGACGATCCACGCTTCGCCGCCACGGTCGGCGCCATCGAGCGGGAGCTCAAGCGCGGCGACTTCATCTTCCGCTACGTCGAGGCCGACGATTTCGGCGAGCCTGCGAACGCCTTCGTCGTGTGCACCTACTGGTACATCTACGCCCTGACTGCCCTCGGCCGCCACGAGGAGGCGCGGGCGCTGTTCGAGCGCATGCTCGCCTGCCGCAACCGCCTTGGCCTGCTGGCCGAGCACATCGATCCCCGCACGGGAGAGCAATGGGGGAATTTCGTGCAGACCTACAGCATGGTGGGCCTGATCAACTCCGCCATCCGCCTCTCGATCCCGTGGGATCGGGCCTTCTGACTTACTGTCCGCACTTCCCGTGGTGCGATCGCGAGGAGATCGAGAATCTGCCGCTGGAGCGCATAGGACGGACAAGCGCCGCTCCCTGGGCTCCCCCGCCGAGCGCACTCTGCGCCCGTCAGCGGGATCCAAGTCCGAACCTTAGCAGCTTCTTAGCAGCGCGAAAGGCTCCGCCGTCGCCCGCGTCGGTCTCACTCGCACGCCTCTCACACGCTCTTGGTCCGGTAAGCGAGGCCGTCCAGGCATGCGTCGTAGGTGTCGCGGGCGATCCGAACCCAGTCTGTCTTGTTGACGCTGCGGCGGTTCCGGCTGGTCGGGCTCGAGGGAAACGCGCACGCCATCTTGATCCACCGCGTCTGCTCCGCGGCGATGGCCCGGATCTCGTCGGCGACCTCGGAGTGATCCTGGTCCTGGCTGAAGACCAGGGCGATGTCGTACTCGCCATGGATGCCCTGCCGCCCCATCAGCGCGAGCTTGGCCGACCAGAAGTCGTGCCAGCGAGCTTCGTCCTCGCGATCAGGGATGCCCGAGTGGAACGCGTCTGCGCGAGCTGCCAGCCGAGCTCCGCGCAGACGCGGTCGGCCAGGACACGCACGTCGTAGTTGGGGTACGTGTAGCCGATGGCCTCCCGCGCGGCGTGGAACAGGTTCTGTCCGTCGATGAACGCGTCGGTTCGTTTAACCGCGGGCTCGGGGGGCACGGATCAGACCGGAAAAGAATAACCCCGCCCGATGCCTTTCGGCATATCGAGCGGGGCGCAAGTGCACAGAGCGGGTATAGCAAGCTCCGCAAGCTCGTCAACCTCGGAGTGGCCCATGATCACTGAAGTCCCTGACAAGCGCGCTGCCATGGTGACCACGTCACCAGCTGCGCCCCGGCTCCTGTCCACGCATCTGTAGCGCGTAAGTAACATACGCCTGTTCTCGGACGCGGCGGCCCGGGGTACCCGTCTCACAGCGACGTGTCAGTCAGATCGTTCGGGGACGCCGCGAAGCAGCTTTACCCAGAGTAACTGGACCAGATACGCTCCCTCAAGCCATTGGACGATCGCCGTGCCATCGGGTAGAATCCGGGAATGAAGTGTCGTCGCGGAATGCTCTTGGCCATTCTCCTCTACGTCACGCTTGACCTTTCGGTGCCGACGATACCTGGTGCCTTCGTGTTCGAGTCCGCCGATTCGCTTGAGATCAGCAGTGGCCGCGCGGGCGAGGGCAAGGCCGAGATCTCTGTGCTGCCGGCGCTGGCCAGAGATTCGTTCGGTGTGTCGCAGCCCCCTATCGATCTCAGGGATCGCTTGGCGGCGAATTGCAACGTCGCGCTTCTTGGTCACCCCATACTGAACCGGCTGCCACGGGCGACCCTCGATCCGGCTCCACCCTCCGAAGACCCTCACTAAACCCCGTCCGCTCGGTTGATCCTCGGCGACCCCGTTCTTGGGGGGCCGCTCCGTCCATCTCACGGTTACGTCTCGCGGAGGGCGAGCCATGAAGAAAGGTTACGAAGGCATCACGATCAGCGTGCTGATGCTGTTGACTGCCTTCGTCCTCATCGCCATCGCCAAGCTCCTCTTCTGAGTCCACCAAATCGCGCACGGTCACAGGAGGGCGACTATGGCCGAAGTCGGACGGTTCGTCACCGATCCCAAGGCTGGCGCGTACTGCCAGATCACTCTCGACAGCGGGGAGAAGATCCTGGTCAATCACGCGGGGAGTGGCTTCAAAGACGGTAGGGTCACGATCGAGGTCCTGAAGTTCATGCCCTTTGCTGCCGACCGTATCTTTACCTGGGACCTGGATAACCCGGAGGGCAGGGCCGCGCTCACCCACCTGACCCGGGACGCCCGGCCGGGAAACGTCGAGGCGACGGCACTGGGAGCTTTCGTGGCGCACGTCAAGAGTGGCAAGTCGGTCGCTGAAGTGAAGACCAGCTGTGCCGCGCTGATGTCGATCCGATAGGCCGGCGCCGGAGGAACCCAGTGATGGAGTTCCGCGAGCTGTTGGTGGGCCTCGTCCTCGTCTGGATTGCGGCCAAGGTGGCCGGCGAGGGGATGGAGCGCATCGGCCAGACCGCCGTCCTTGGCGAACTGCTGGCCGGGGTGCTCATCGGGCCTGGTGGCCTCGGGCTCGTGCACGAGTCGGACACTCTGCACGCGCTGGCCGAACTCGGTGTCCTCATCCTCCTGTTCGAGGTTGGGTTGGAATCGGACCTCAACCAGTTGCTGCGGGCTGGCGCCCAAGCGACGCTTGTCGCGGTGGTCGGAGTGGTACTGCCGTTGGCCCTCGGCTTCGGCGTCATGCGCTGGTTCGGCCACTCGGCGCTCCTGGCCGTCTTCGTCGGCGCGACCCTCACCGCCACCAGCGTGGGTATCACGGCGCGTGTGTTCGCTGATCTCGGGCGGCTTCAGGATGCTGCCGCCAGGGTGGTGCTCGGAGCGGCTGTCGTGGATGACATCCTGGGCCTGATCATCCTGGCGGTCGTCACCGGGATCGCGCAGACGGGAGGGGTGTCCTTTGCCGCCGTCGGCCTGCTCACCGGGAAGGCTGTCGTCTTCCTGGTGGTCGCGATCCTGGTTGGGATTCGTCTCGCCCCGATCATCATCGGTTGGATAGGACGGATGAAGGCGCGGGGCACCCTCATCGTCTACTCGGTCGTCTTCGCGGTGGCGCTTGCCGCGCTGGCAGACCTGGTCGGTCTGGCGACGATCGTTGGGGCGTTCGCCGCCGGGCTGGTCTTGGCGACGACTGAGCGGCGGGAACACATCGAGGATCGCATCAAGCCGGTCGCTGACCTTTTCGTCCCGATCTTCTTCGTCAGCGTGGGGATGAAGGTCCAGCCCGAGATGCTGAACCCGTTCGCGGAGCACGCGCAGTTTGGCATCGCGATGCTCCTGACCGCTGTCGCCGTCATCTCGAAACTGGCAGCCGGCCTTGCGGTCTACCAGAGAACCGTGCGTCGGTGGGTGGTCGGGGTCGGCATGGTGCCGCGCGGCGAAGTCGGCCTGATATTCGCCGGGGCCGGTCTGTCGGCGGGAGTGATCGCGCAGGACCTGTACTCGGCGCTCGTGGTCGTGGTGATGCTCACGACGTTCGCGGCTCCCCCAGGGCTGAAGGCTCTCTACCGCGAGAAGAAGGCGAGGCGTCGGCGTGAGTGAACTCGGGTGTCGCTGCTCGGACCGTCGAACCTCACCTCACCCCAGAATCTTCTCGCTTTGTCTTGCGTCGCGGAGATCGTCTCTCGGGGACGATCGCGTAGCGGCGGTACTCGGCCGCGGTCTTGTGGCCGCGAGCTCCATCCCGACGGAGCGCGAGATGCCGGAAAGATTTACGGAGTGAAGCAGATTGGCGTCTGCGCCCATTTTGCGCCCACAACACCCTGAACGAAGCTGAAATGAGCACCAGCATGCTGCACCATCGCTGTGGCAGCGGCTCCTGGGGCGGCCAGTGTCTGAGTATGGGCGATTATGTCACGGGAACGGGGGCCCCGAGGGGGGCGGGCGGTGCCGGAGGGGGCTAGTGTTGGCTATCCTCACGCGGCGCCAGGACCTCGCGGGCCGGCGTCGTCAAGGCGTAGGGCGCGCCGCTCTGGGCGCCAAGGGGATTCGATGCCTCTTGTACTCTGGAGTTCCGCGGGGGTATGAGCGCCGCCCAGCTCAGATCGGCCGTGCGGAAGCTGCTGAGGGTCCTAATGTTTCTTATGCCCTCCGAGTAGGTCACACGAGCGGGCGCACCGGACCAGGGCAAGCCAACCTTCGGATTTCAAACTGACACACTGCCTGGCCGCGCGGCTACGACGCGGCGAAATCGACCGCCACTAACCGTTCGGTGGCTGACGGCATCCGTCCGGAACCGGGTTAGTTGGACGGAACCATCCAGAAGCAGTGACGCAGCGTGGGCCGGAGTATATCAGGGATACAAGCGGGACAGGTTAGGCTGGGCGGGCGCGGTCAGGGTGTCCCGCAGCGGTTTGACCTGTTCCGGCGTCACGGTCTGGCCCGCCAGTCTCTTGCCGTAGAGTCAAACTTCATATGCCCTCACTCCGTGAGGTTGTAGAGTGCTCCGTCCCCGGACTGGTGCGCCGGCTCAAGGCTACCGCTCTACAGGGTGTCTCTCGCCTTGTTCGGGTTTGAGTCATCGTCAACGCGTTCTCGCGACGCGAACCTGAATGGCCTGAAGCCTGCTTGACTCCGGGCAAGACAACGGGACTGCAAAAGGCATCCGCAGCGCGTTCCACGAGACCACCGCCGAAGCAGCACACGACTCGCCCTGCCAGTCGCCATCAGACCGATTCAAGGGATTCCCGGTGAC
This window of the Candidatus Rokuibacteriota bacterium genome carries:
- a CDS encoding cation:proton antiporter, with protein sequence MEFRELLVGLVLVWIAAKVAGEGMERIGQTAVLGELLAGVLIGPGGLGLVHESDTLHALAELGVLILLFEVGLESDLNQLLRAGAQATLVAVVGVVLPLALGFGVMRWFGHSALLAVFVGATLTATSVGITARVFADLGRLQDAAARVVLGAAVVDDILGLIILAVVTGIAQTGGVSFAAVGLLTGKAVVFLVVAILVGIRLAPIIIGWIGRMKARGTLIVYSVVFAVALAALADLVGLATIVGAFAAGLVLATTERREHIEDRIKPVADLFVPIFFVSVGMKVQPEMLNPFAEHAQFGIAMLLTAVAVISKLAAGLAVYQRTVRRWVVGVGMVPRGEVGLIFAGAGLSAGVIAQDLYSALVVVVMLTTFAAPPGLKALYREKKARRRRE